From a single Populus trichocarpa isolate Nisqually-1 chromosome 17, P.trichocarpa_v4.1, whole genome shotgun sequence genomic region:
- the LOC7472543 gene encoding transcription initiation factor TFIID subunit 1 isoform X5: MEILKFSEIFSIHEPLKKGQKRDHRYSIFKEKYTSMDASDIVEEDEEVFLKDSGQLFPSHLLVNQHDISILSEDAAELARFGTVHGAIKTSVQIEEQRKNSYLSAEPMNEEVEWKSPVHSKFYPLDQQDWEERILWDNSPAISDNSVESFDLSGPDTGSSFIRESEQVTSPQNLCSELPVELNENTSNFLRNRSSVLLESFGSEDSSEPGNLPFSESRCHPQLLRLESQMEVDSSSHVDDRRENNSAELHESDAVRRFSKLTLQNRDLMEGSWLDNIIWEPNETNIKPKLILDLQDKQMLFEILDHRDSKHLQLHAGAMIITRTLKQRVSHELLGHGNRSGWQFNIANDKFYMNRKISQQLQSNSNKRTAYGIKIHHSAPAIKLQTMKLKLSNKDLANFHRPKALWYPHDHEVAVKERGKLPTVGPMKIILKSLGGKGSKVHVDAEETVSSVKAKASKKLDFKPSETVKIFYLRKELEDHMSLAAQNVQPNSLLHLVRTKIHLWPRAQKIPGENKSLRPPGAFKKKSDLSVKDGHIFLMEYCEERPLLLSNVGMGANLRTYYQKSSPGDQTGISLRNEKRSLGNVVILEQTDKSPFLGDIKAGCSQSSLETNMYKAPIFPHKVPPTDYLLVRSAKGKLCLRRIDRVAVIGQQEPLMEVLAPASKNLQAYIINRLLLYLYRELRAAEKRGTPPWIRADELSALFPSIPETILRKKLKECAVLRFAQCIALHGMFNMQKDANGHLFWAKKRDFIIPSEEELKKMVLPENVCAYESMQAGLYRLKHLGITKLTLPASVSTAMSQLPDEAIALAAASHIERELQITPWSLSSNFVACTNQDRANIERLEITGVGDPSGRGLGFSYVRAAPKAPMSNAMMKKKAGAGRGGSTVTGTDADLRRLSMEAAREVLLKFNVPDEQIAKQTRWHRIAMIRKLSSEQASCGVKVDPTTISKYARGQRMSFLQLQQQTREKCQEIWDRQVQSLSALDGDEIESDSEANSDLDSFAGDLENLLDAEEFEGDESNYESKHDKGDCVKGIKMRRRPSQAQAEEEFEDEAAEAAELCRLLMDDDEAGQKKKKKIKTGGLNAVLAPKKPSFVDNVHRGKKMNKTQPSGSYTPKENSIRDSKEVETLFMKGKASEKVNTVKKNVGISNTPPLKAKVIMADGLNHIFKEKKSAREKFVCGACGQLGHMKTNKNCPKYGKEPETPVETTDLEKASRKSTSQDLLNVSQHKLQKKRMVSKSATKVEVSEGEKSSLAKSLPVKFKCGSTEKFSDKPADGAADHSDQPTTSDVRPVSSDIDTGSRSTAKVNKIKIFNKAKPENIQVESHKPSIVIRPPMDIERSQIESHKPSIVIRPPTYRDRNHVDPHKPSIVIRPPAEKDREKTQKKIVIKQSKEIIDPDRVSQDGRTGREHRKTKKIAELSSFEKHGKTMHFSRESAKRKAEDRSWWEEEEKRRTAERLREERARRIYAEEMRSLEEQEKLADIKRYTETIRWDWDEEERQKAKKKKKKMKMKKPEISDDYLDDYRGARNGRRMPERDRGAKRRPVVDVGTYGADYTPATKRRRVGEVGLANILEGIVDALKDRVEVSYLFLKPVPKKEAPDYLDIIKRPMDLSTIRDKARKMEYKDRNEFRHDMWQIAYNAHVYNDGRNPGIPPLADQLLELCDYLLMEKQESLSEAEAGI, encoded by the exons ATGGAGATCTTAAAGTTTTCTGAAATATTTTCTATCCATGAACCTTTGAAGAAAGGACAAAAAAGAGATCACAGATATTCCATTTTCAAAG AGAAGTATACATCTATGGATGCTTCTGATATCGTTGAAGAGGATGAAGAGGTGTTTTTAAAGGACTCTGGTCAACTGTTTCCATCACATTTGCTTGTAAATCAACATGACATCTCAATCTTGAGCGAAGATGCTGCAGAATTAGCAAGATTTGGAACTGTTCATGGAGCTATTAAAACGTCTGTTCAAATTGAGGAACAAAGAAAGAACTCTTATCTTAGTGCTGAACCAATGAACGAGGAAGTGGAATGGAAGTCTCCAGTGCATTCAAAATTCTACCCCCTTGATCAGCAAGACTGGGAAGAGAGAATTCTTTGGGACAATTCCCCAGCTATCAGTGACAACTCTGTAGAGAGTTTTGATCTCTCGGGACCTGACACTGGATCTTCATTTATTAGGGAAAGTGAACAAGTGACTAGTCCACAAAATCTTTGTTCGGAGCTCCCAGTGGAGTTAAATGAGAACACCAGTAACTTTCTTCGGAACAGGTCTTCTGTTCTCTTGGAGTCCTTTGGCTCAGAAGACTCTTCAGAACCTGGAAATCTTCCATTCTCAGAAAGCAGATGCCATCCACAACTTCTGAGATTGGAATCTCAGATGGAAGTGGATAGCTCTAGTCATGTTGATGATAGAAGAGAGAATAATAGTGCGGAGCTTCATGAAAGTGATGCTGTAAGGCGTTTCAGCAAGCTCACATTGCAAAATAGAGATTTGATGGAAGGATCTTGGTTAGATAATATAATATGGGAACCAAATGAAACTAACATAAAGCCTAAGCTGATTCTTGATCTTCAAGATAAGCAGATGCTCTTTGAAATTTTGGATCACAGGGATAGTAAGCATCTTCAACTTCACGCAGGGGCAATGATCATAACTCGAACCCTAAAGCAAAGGGTTTCTCATGAGCTACTAGGCCATGGAAATCGATCTGGTTGGCAATTCAACATTGCTAATGACAAGTTCTACATGAACAGGAAAATTTCTCAGcaattgcaatcaaattctaaTAAACGAACTGCATATGGCATTAAAATACATCACTCTGCGCCTGCTATAAAGCTTCAGACAATGAAATTGAAGTTGAGCAA TAAAGATTTAGCTAATTTTCATCGACCAAAAGCTTTATGGTATCCCCATGACCATGAGGTGGCTGTCAAAGAACGAGGGAAGCTACCTACAGTAGGACCaatgaaaattatattaaagaGCTTAGGGGGCAAAGGAAGTAAGGTACATGTGGATGCTGAGGAAACTGTCTCTTCTGTCAAAGCAAAAGCTTCAAAAAAGCTAG atTTCAAGCCATCAGAAACTGtgaagatattttatttgaggAAGGAGCTTGAAGACCACATGTCTCTTGCTGCTCAAAATGTTCAGCCAAACTCCTTGCTTCATCTAGTTCGTACAAAAATTCATTTGTGGCCAAGGGCACAAAAGATTCCAGGTGAAAACAAGTCTCTGCGCCCTCCAGGGGCATTTAAGAAGAAATCTGACCTTTCTGTAAAAGATGGTCACATTTTCCTAATGGA GTATTGTGAGGAAAGACCTTTGTTGTTAAGCAATGTTGGTATGGGTGCTAATCTCCGTACTTACTATCAGAAGTCAAGCCCAGGTGATCAAACTGGCATCTCATTGCGCAATGAAAAAAGAAGCTTGGGTAATGTTGTGATACTGGAGCAGACTGATAAATCCCCTTTCCTTGGAGACATAAAAGCTGGCTGCAGTCAGTCATCTCTTGAAACAAACATGTATAAAGCACCCATATTTCCCCACAAGGTGCCACCTACTGACTATTTGTTGGTTCGTTCTGCAAAAGGAAAGCTTTGTTTAAGACGCATTGACAGGGTTGCTGTCATTGGACAACAG GAGCCCCTGATGGAGGTTTTAGCTCCTGCTTCGAAGAATCTTCAGGCATATATCATAAATAGGTTATTGCTGTATCTTTATCGTGAGCTCCGAGCTGCTGAAAAGCGTGGCACACCTCCTTGGATACGTGCAGATGAGCTATCTGCTCTTTTTCCAAGCATTCCAGAGACCATCTTACGAAAGAAGCTCAAGGAGTGTGCTGTTTTACGG TTTGCCCAATGTATTGCTTTACATGGAATGTTCAACATGCAGAAGGATGCAAATGGACACTTGTTTTGGGCCAAGAAGCGTGATTTCATCATTCCATCTGAAGAGGAATTGAAAAAGATGGTCTTACCAGAGAAT GTCTGTGCTTATGAAAGCATGCAAGCTGGTCTGTATCGTCTTAAACATTTGGGGATTACGAAGCTAACGCTTCCTGCTAGTGTTTCGACTGCAATGAGTCAGCTCCCTGACGAAGCGATAGCTCTGGCTGCTGCATCGCATATTGAGAGGGAACTGCAGATAACTCCATGGAGCCTGAGCAGTAATTTTGTTGCTTGTACAAACCAG GATAGGGCAAACATTGAGCGTCTTGAAATTACTGGTGTTGGTGATCCTTCTGGCCGGGGCTTAGGATTTAGCTATGTTCGTGCTGCTCCAAAGGCACCAATGTCAAATGCAATGATGAAGAAAAAGGCAGGTGCTGGTCGAGGAGGTTCCACTGTTACGGGGACAGATGCAGACTTACGTAGATTGAGCATGGAGGCTGCAAGAGAG GTGCTTCTGAAGTTCAATGTACCTGACGAGCAGATTGCAAAACAGACAAGGTGGCATCGTATTGCCATGATACGCAAGCTATCAAGTGAACAAGCTTCATGTGGGGTCAAGGTTGATCCAACAACTATCAGCAAGTATGCACGTGGCCAACGAATGTCCTTTCTTCAGCTGCAACAACAGACAAGAGAAAAGTGCCAAGAAATTTGGGATCGCCAAGTTCAATCTCTTTCAGCATTGGAtggtgatgaaattgaaagtgatTCTGAAGCAAATAGTGATCTGGATTCCTTTGCCGGAGACCTAGAAAACTTGCTTGATGCAGAGGAATTTGAAGGGGACGAAAGTAATTATGAGTCTAAGCATGACAAAGGAGATTGTGTAAAGGGGATAAAAATGAGAAGACGCCCATCACAAGCTCAGGCAGAAGAAGAATTTGAAGATGAAGCTGCTGAGGCTGCTGAACTATGCAGATTGCTTATGGATG ATGATGAGGCTgggcagaaaaagaaaaagaaaataaaaactggTGGTCTTAATGCAGTATTGGCACCTAAAAAACCAAGTTTTGTTGACAATGTTCACCGGGGtaagaaaatgaacaaaaccCAACCCAGTGGATCATATACGCCTAAAGAGAACAGCATCAGAGACTCAAAGGAG GTAGAAACACTGTTTATGAAAGGGAAAGCATCTGAGAAGGTGAATACAGTGAAAAAGAACGTCGGCATCTCTAACACGCCTCCATTGAAAGCAAAAGTAATAATGGCAGATGGACTTAATCAC attttcaaggaaaagaaatcaGCAAGAGAGAAATTCGTATGTGGAGCATGTGGACAG ctaGGACACATGAAGACCAATAAAAACTGCCCTAAGTATGGAAAGGAGCCTGAAACACCGGTAGAAACTACAGATTTGGAAAAGGCTTCCCGAAAATCCACTTCTCAGGATCTCTTGAATGTGTCCCAGCATAAGTTGCAGAAGAAAAGGATGGTCTCCAAAAGTGCAACCAAAGTTGAAGTTTCCGAGGGTGAGAAATCTAGTTTAGCAAAATCTCTTCCAGTGAAGTTCAAGTGTGGTTCCACGGAGAAATTCTCTGATAAACCTGCTGATGGAGCTGCAGATCATTCCGATCAACCTACAACTTCCGATGTCCGACCAGTCAGTTCTGATATTGATACTGGGAGTAGGTCTACTGCTAAggttaataaaatcaaaatttttaacaaGGCGAAACCTGAAAACATACAGGTTGAATCACATAAGCCCTCTATTGTGATACGACCTCCAATGGATATAGAGAGAAGCCAAATTGAATCACATAAGCCCTCTATTGTTATACGACCGCCAACATACAGAGACAGAAATCATGTTGATCCTCATAAACCCTCCATTGTGATACGTCCACCAGCTGAGAAAGATAGAGAAAAGactcaaaagaaaattgttatCAAACAGTCCAAAGAGATTATTGATCCGGACAGGGTCAGTCAGGATGGAAGAACTGGTCGTGAGCATCGGAAGACTAAAAAAATTGCTGAACTATCCAGTTTTGAGAAGCATGGTAAAACCATGCATTTTTCCAGAGAGTCAGCTAAGAGAAAAGCCGAGGACAGAAGCTGGTGGGAAGaggaggagaagaggagaacTGCTGAGAgactgagagaagagagagcAAGGAGGATTTATGCAGAAGAAATGAGGTCACTTGAAGAACAGGAAAAATTAGCTGACATTAAAAGATACACTGAAACCATCAGATGGGATTGGGATGAAGAAGAACGCCAAAAagctaagaagaagaagaagaagatgaagatgaaaaagCCCGAAATCAGTGATGATTACTTGGATGACTACAGGGGAGCTAGAAATGGCAGAAGGATGCCAGAAAGAGATCGGGGTGCAAAAAGGCGACCTGTTGTTGATGTGGGGACATATGGTGCTGATTATACCCCAGCAACAAAGCGTCGTAGAGTTGGAGAG GTTGGCTTGGCAAACATCTTGGAAGGTATTGTGGATGCCCTTAAAGATAGGGTAGAAGTGTCCTATCTTTTCTTGAAACCTGTCCCCAAGAAGGAGGCTCCTGATTACTTGGACATCATAAAACGCCCCATGGATCTTTCAACTATTAGGGACAAGGCGAGGAAGATGGAATACAAGGATCGAAATGAGTTCAGACACGATATGTGGCAGATTGCCTACAATGCCCATGTATACAACGACGGGCGGAACCCTGGTATTCCTCCTCTTGCAGACCAGCTTTTGGAACTTTGTGATTACCTGTTGATGGAGAAACAGGAGAGCTTATCTGAAGCTGAAGCTGGTATTTGA